The Argopecten irradians isolate NY chromosome 6, Ai_NY, whole genome shotgun sequence genome has a window encoding:
- the LOC138326442 gene encoding uncharacterized protein: protein MKTPVSVVPTVVLAGDMTTPVSAVLAVDMTTPVSVVQAVDMTTPVSVVPTVVLAGYMTTPVSVSLLFCRHDNSSLSCTGCRHENSSLCCPYCCTGCIHDNSSRCFPTTVLPLDMTTPVSVVPTVVLVVDSSLCCPYCCTGCIHDNSSRCFPTTVLPLDMTTPVSVVPTVVLVVDMTTPVSVVQAVDMKTPVSVVPTVVLAVYLTTLVSVVPSVVLVVDMTTLVSVVPTTVLPLDMKTLISVVPTVVLAGDMTNPVSAVLAVDITTPVSVVQAVDMKTPVSVVPTVVLAVDMTTLVSVVPTVVL from the exons ATGAAAACTCCAGTCTCTGTTGTCCCCACTGTTGTACTGGCTGGAGACATGACTACTCCAGTCTCAGCTGTACTTGCTGTAGACATGACAACTCCAGTCTCAGTTGTACAGGCTGTAGACATGACAACTCCAGTCTCTGTTGTCCCTACTGTTGTACTGGCTGGATACATGACAACTCCAGTCTCTGTTTCCCTACTATT CTGTAGACATGACAACTCCAGTCTCAGTTGTACAGGCTGTAGACATGAAAACTCCAGTCTCTGTTGTCCCTACTGTTGTACTGGTTGTATACATGACAACTCTAGTCGCTGTTTCCCTACTACTGTACTGCCTTTAGACATGACAACTCCAGTCTCTGTTGTCCCCACTGTTGTACTGGTTGTAGACTCCAGTCTCTGTTGTCCCTACTGTTGTACTGGTTGTATACATGACAACTCTAGTCGCTGTTTCCCTACTACTGTACTGCCTTTAGACATGACAACTCCAGTCTCTGTTGTCCCCACTGTTGTACTGGTTGTAGACATGACAACTCCAGTCTCAGTTGTACAGGCTGTAGACATGAAAACTCCAGTCTCTGTTGTCCCTACTGTTGTACTGGCTGTATACTTGACAACTCTAGTCTCTGTTGTCCCCAGTGTTGTACTGGTTGTAGACATGACAACTCTAGTCTCTGTTGTCCCTACTACTGTACTGCCTTTAGACATGAAAACTCTTATCTCTGTTGTCCCCACTGTTGTACTGGCTGGAGACATGACAAATCCAGTCTCAGCTGTACTTGCTGTAGACATCACAACTCCAGTCTCAGTTGTACAGGCTGTAGACATGAAAACTCCAGTCTCTGTTGTCCCCACTGTTGTACTTGCTGTAGACATGACAACTCTAGTCTCTGTTGTCCCCACTGTTGTACTCTAG
- the LOC138326443 gene encoding uncharacterized protein — protein sequence MTTPVSVVPTVVLAVDMTTPVSVVPTVVLAVDITTPVSVVPTVVLAVDMTTPVSVVQAVDMKTPVSVVPTVVLAVYLTTLVSVVPSVVLVVDMTTLVSVVPTTVLPLDMKTLISVVPTVVLAGDMTNPVSAVLAVDITTPVSVVQAVDMKTPVSVVPTVVLAVDMTTLVSVVPTVVLAVDMTTLVSVSPLLYKL from the coding sequence ATGACAACTCCAGTCTCTGTTGTCCCTACTGTTGTACTGGCTGTAGACATGACAACTCCAGTCTCTGTTGTCCCTACTGTTGTACTGGCTGTAGACATAACAACTCCAGTCTCTGTTGTCCCTACTGTTGTACTGGCTGTAGACATGACAACTCCAGTCTCAGTTGTACAGGCTGTAGACATGAAAACTCCAGTCTCTGTTGTCCCTACTGTTGTACTGGCTGTATACTTGACAACTCTAGTCTCTGTTGTCCCCAGTGTTGTACTGGTTGTAGACATGACAACTCTAGTCTCTGTTGTCCCTACTACTGTACTGCCTTTAGACATGAAAACTCTTATCTCTGTTGTCCCCACTGTTGTACTGGCTGGAGACATGACAAATCCAGTCTCAGCTGTACTTGCTGTAGACATCACAACTCCAGTCTCAGTTGTACAGGCTGTAGACATGAAAACTCCAGTCTCTGTTGTCCCCACTGTTGTACTTGCTGTAGACATGACAACTCTAGTCTCTGTTGTCCCCACTGTTGTACTGGCTGTAGACATGACAACTCTAGTCTCTGTTTCCCCACTGTTGTACAAGCTGTAG
- the LOC138326444 gene encoding uncharacterized protein → MTTPVSAILAVDITTPVSVEQAVDMKTPVSVVPTVVQAVDMTTPFSVVPTVVLAVDMTTLVSVSLLLHDNSSLCFPTTVQALDKKTPVSVVPTVVQAVDMTTLVSVVLAVDMTTQVSVVPTVVLAVDMSTPVFVVQAVDMATPFSVFLSVILAVGMTTPVSVVPTIVLAVYLTTLVPVVQAVHMETPFSVFLSVILALDMTTLVSVVSTVVLAVNLTTLVPVVQDVHMTTTVSVVPTIVLAVDMTTPVSVVPTIVLAVNLTTLVPVVQDVHMTSTVSVVPTIVLAVYLTTPVPVVKAVHMTTTVSVVPTVDMTTPVSVVLALDMITPLSVLPTVVLA, encoded by the exons ATGACTACTCCAGTCTCAGCTATACTTGCTGTAGACATCACAACTCCAGTCTCTGTTGAACAGGCTGTAGACATGAAAACTCCAGTCTCTGTTGTCCCCACTGTTGTACAAGCTGTAGACATGACAACTCCATTCTCTGTTGTCCCCACTGTTGTACTGGCTGTAGACATGACAACTCTAGTCTCTGTTTCCCTACTACT ACATGACAACTCCAGTCTCTGTTTCCCTACTACTGTACAGGCTTTAGACAAGAAAACTCCGGTCTCTGTTGTCCCCACTGTTGTACAAGCTGTAGACATGACAACTCTAGTCTCTGTTGTTCTAGCTGTAGACATGACAACTCAAGTCTCTGTTGTCCCTACTGTTGTACTGGCTGTAGACATGTCAACTCCTGTCTTTGTTGTACAAGCCGTAGACATGGCAACTCCATTCTCTGTTTTCCTTTCTGTTATACTGGCTGTAGGCATGACAACCCCAGTCTCTGTTGTCCCTACTATTGTATTAGCTGTATACTTGACAACTCTAGTCCCTGTTGTACAAGCTGTACACATGGAAACTCCATTCTCTGTTTTCCTTTCTGTTATACTGGCTTTAGACATGACAACCCTAGTCTCTGTTGTCTCTACTGTTGTACTAGCTGTAAACTTGACAACTCTAGTCCCTGTTGTACAAGATGTACACATGACAACTACGGTCTCTGTTGTCCCTACTATTGTACTGGCTGTAGACATGACAACCCCAGTCTCTGTTGTCCCTACTATTGTATTAGCTGTAAACTTGACAACTCTAGTCCCTGTTGTACAAGATGTACATATGACATCTACGGTCTCTGTTGTCCCTACTATTGTACTAGCTGTATACTTGACAACTCCAGTCCCTGTTGTAAAAGCTGTACACATGACAACTACGGTCTCTGTTGTCCCTACTGTAGATATGACAACTCCAGTCTCTGTTGTTCTGGCTTTAGACATGATTACTCCACTCTCTGTTCTCCCTACTGTTGTACTAGCTTGA
- the LOC138326445 gene encoding uncharacterized protein, translating into MSTASTTVGTTETGVVMSTASTTVGTTETGVIMSTARTTETGVVMSQASTTVGRTESGVIMSKARTTETGVVISTVGTTETVVVMFTAFTTGTGVVKYTASTIVGTTETVVVICTSCTTGTRVVKFTANTIVGTTETGVVMSTASTIVGTTETVVVMCTSCTTGTRVVMYTACTTGSGVVKSTASTIVGTTETRTVMSTASTIVGTSETGVVMSQASTTEGRTETVVVMCTACTTGTGVVMSTETGVVMSTASTTVGTTETGVVMSTASTTVGTTETRVFMSSARVQQ; encoded by the coding sequence ATGTCTACAGCCAGTACAACAGTAGGGACAACAGAGACTGGAGTTGTCATGTCTACAGCCAGTACAACAGTAGGGACAACAGAGACTGGAGTAATCATGTCTACAGCCAGAACAACAGAGACTGGAGTTGTCATGTCTCAAGCTAGTACAACAGTAGGGAGAACAGAGAGTGGAGTAATCATGTCTAAAGCCAGAACAACAGAGACTGGAGTTGTCATATCTACAGTAGGGACAACAGAGACCGTAGTTGTCATGTTTACAGCTTTTACAACAGGGACTGGAGTTGTCAAGTATACAGCTAGTACAATAGTAGGGACAACAGAGACCGTAGTTGTCATATGTACATCTTGTACAACAGGGACTAGAGTTGTCAAGTTTACAGCTAATACAATAGTAGGGACAACAGAGACTGGGGTTGTCATGTCTACAGCCAGTACAATAGTAGGGACAACAGAGACCGTAGTTGTCATGTGTACATCTTGTACAACAGGGACTAGAGTTGTCATGTATACAGCTTGTACAACAGGGAGTGGAGTTGTCAAGTCTACAGCTAGTACAATAGTAGGGACAACAGAGACTAGGACTGTCATGTCTACAGCCAGTACAATAGTAGGGACATCAGAGACTGGAGTTGTCATGTCTCAAGCCAGTACAACAGAAGGGAGAACAGAGACCGTAGTTGTCATGTGTACAGCTTGTACAACAGGGACTGGAGTTGTCATGTCTACAGAGACTGGAGTTGTCATGTCTACAGCCAGTACAACAGTAGGGACAACAGAGACTGGAGTTGTCATGTCTACAGCCAGTACAACAGTAGGGACAACAGAGACCCGAGTTTTCATGTCTTCAGCTAGAGTACAACAGTAG
- the LOC138325574 gene encoding Rieske domain-containing protein-like, which produces MAEVLEDWTLVCSLSDLQGSNRKRIKIDNRDVVIIKTKGHFYALDSFCYHAGGPLYAGDIQDFDGKTCIVCPWHKYKVAIDRGEMIYQSCDPHNLSKPAVWKRSGVKQRTHGVTVRDGKVYVRFTDCTGQIPSDQYNNKEYRERLGLE; this is translated from the exons ATGGCAGAGGTTTTA gAAGATTGGACATTGGTGTGTTCATTGTCAGATCTACAGGGATCAAATAGAAAGAGGATCAAAATAGATAACCGAGACGTTGTTATCATAAAGACAAAGGGACACTTTTATGCCTTGGACAGTTTTTGCTACC ATGCCGGAGGACCTCTTTATGCTGGAGACA TTCAGGATTTTGATGGAAAGACTTGTATCGTTTGTCCATGGCATAAATACAAAGTAGCTATTGACCGCGGAGAAATGATTTATCAG TCCTGTGATCCACATAACCTGAGCAAGCCTGCTGTATGGAAACGAAGTGGTGTGAAGCAAAGGACACATGGCGTTACTGTCAGGGATGGAAAGGTTTATGTGAGATTTACTGACTGTACAGGTCAGATTCCTTCAGATCAGTACAACAACAAAGAATACAGAGAGAGACTGGGATTAGAATGA